One Aegilops tauschii subsp. strangulata cultivar AL8/78 chromosome 7, Aet v6.0, whole genome shotgun sequence genomic window carries:
- the LOC109765231 gene encoding signal peptide peptidase-like 2: MVCSVTDASINETSRPVVDPSACFLWIMAAGTIACASLLQGPNSGTNYRQDKPIIEITAKRAVLLLVVASLFLILRFYFMSSWITWLLIVTFCISGSEGMHFCLVTIISRIFKDCRNNTVQLPLYGEVLTLSLGVVPFCTVFAILWAAYRHSSFAWIGQDILGICTMINTLQTERLPNIRVASVLLSAAFVYDIFWVFISPLVFHESVMIAVASGGVSGEAIPMLLRIPHFFDPLGGYAILCFGDIIYPGQLIAFSYRFDRAGKKGILNGYFLWLTVGYVVGLFLTYLVFFLMDGHGQPALMYLVPCTLGLIVVLGWIRGELPHLWNYGRRPENLVGEVEM, translated from the exons ATGGTTTGCAGTGTCACTGATGCTTCAATTAACGAGACAAGTCGACCAGTTGTGGACCCTTCAGCATGCTTCTTGTGGATAATGGCTGCAGGAACTATAGCCTGCGCCTCGCTCTTG CAGGGACCGAATTCTGGAACAAACTACAGACAAGATAAACCAATCATTGAAATCACCGCCAAGAGAGCTGTTCTTCTTCTTGTAGTAGCTTCACTTTTCCTTATCCTCCGGTTCTACTTCATGTCCTCTTGGATCACCTGGCTGCTAATTGTGACATTTTGCATTAGTGGCAGTGAG GGTATGCATTTTTGCTTGGTGACAATTATCTCTAG GATTTTTAAGGATTGCAGAAATAATACTGTACAGTTGCCCTTGTACGGGGAGGTCTTAACCTTGTCTCTTGGAGTGGTACCATTCTGTACGGTCTTTGCCATTCTATGGGCTGCTTATAGGCATTCTTCGTTTGCCTGGATAGGTCAAGACATCCTT GGTATCTGCACAATGATAAACACGCTTCAGACAGAGCGCTTACCTAATATCAGG GTTGCATCAGTTCTTCTTAGTGCTGCATTTGTGTATGACATCTTCTGGGTCTTCATTTCACCTCTTGTATTCCATGAGAGTGTTATGATTGCA GTTGCAAGTGGTGGCGTCTCAGGGGAAGCGATTCCGATGCTCCTAAGAATACCTCATTTCTTTGATCCATTGGGTGGCTATGCCATTTTATGCTTTGGTGATATTATTTACCCTGGACAGCTCATTGCATTCAGCTACAG ATTTGACAGGGCAGGCAAAAAAGGTATCTTGAATGGATATTTTCTATGGCTGACCGTGGGATATGTTGTTG GCCTTTTCCTTACCTATCTTGTGTTCTTCCTAATGGATGGACATGGTCAACCGGCATTGATGTACCTAGTTCCATGCACCCTAG GGCTTATTGTTGTGCTTGGCTGGATAAGAGGTGAACTGCCTCACTTGTGGAACTACGGAAGAAGACCGGAAAATTTAGTCGGTGAAGTTGAAATGTGA